The following nucleotide sequence is from Psychroflexus torquis ATCC 700755.
ATGATAAAACGTGGAGATAAAAAAAAAGACATAGCTCTGTTTTACGGTGTTCATGTAAATACTGTTAGAGATTGGTGGAAGCTTTACAATAAAGAAGGTCATAAATCTTTGTCATATCAAAAACGAGGAGTCAAATCAGAAGATCGAAAACTACTCAATAAAGATCAAGAAGCTGCAATCCAAAAAATGATTATTGATGTAATGCCCGATCAACTAAAGTTAGATTATGCTTTGTGGACTACAAGGGCAGTAAGGGATTTGATAGCAAGAGAGTTTAGTATTACAATCGGAAGAAGAGCTGTCGGTAATTATCTCAACGCTTGGGGATTCACGCCTCAAAAGCCAAAAAAGAGAGCTTATGAACAATGTTCCAAAAAAGTTCAAAAATGGTTAGACGAAGAATATCCAGCAATAAAAGAGAAGGCAAAACAAGAGAAGGCAACTATTCATTGGGGGGATGAAACGGGTGTAAAAAACAATAATCATCATGGACGTTCCTATGCTCCAAAAGGAAAAACTCCTGTTAAAAAACATATGTCGAAGCGGTTTTCAATCAACATGATTTCTACAGTTACAAATCAGGGTTTAATTCAGTTTATGATATATAAAGAAAATATGAACTCAGATGTATTTATTCAATTTTTAGAACAGCTCATCAAATCGCAAGAAACCAAAGTATTCTTAATCCTTGATAATTTACGAGTCCATCATAGTAAAGTTGTAAAGAAATGGGCGGAAGAAAATGGCGAAACCATAGAACTATTTTACCTGCCATCATACTCACCTGAGCGAAACCCAGATGAATATCTGAATTGCGATTTAAAGTATGGACTCTCGGATAAACCGGCACCAAAAACACAAGAAAAAATGAAAGAAAATTTAGAGAATCATATGAAAATGCTTCAAAATGATAGCGAAAGGGTAGCAAAATATTTTAAACATGAGAGCATCAAATATGCTGCATAAAATTAAAGATCTTTAAGTGCGAGGTTAATATACCAGTTGTCAATTTTTGAACTTTCTACAATGAGTTCACCAGTTGAATAACCTTTTATTGATAAAGCAGATAATTTTGCATTTACGATTTTTGTAAGTCTATGCTTAATGTTCGCAGAATATTGGAGGCATAGACTGATTTTGAATTTTTCCTTTTCCTCATCGGTAAAATAGTAACCTATTTTATTTTTAACTTCATTGGAATATGGTCTTTTATAGATTCCTCTCATTTCAGTAGCATTTTCATTGAGGCTAAAAACAATATTCTTGGTGTCGTATATATAGTATGAGTGTTTATCCTCTAAAAGAGTTTTAAGGTCTGTATTGATGCTCTTTAAAAGCTTTTTCCACCTGATGGGAAAAATATTGTCTTCGGTACATGAAACAACAGCGTTCTTAAGGTTCAACAGGAAAAGTGAGTTGTTTAGCAAGCAGTTGTTAACTGTCACGCTTTGCAAATTACTATTCCTTATTCGTCCTTGTAATATTGAGCTACCAAAAAATAATGAAAAGTTAGTTGTAGTAAAAGTCTCTACATTAATTTGTGCTATGAAGCAACTAATAAATTGAATACTGATGCCTTTAAAATTAATTGTTTCATTGTTTTCAATTTCCAGATTTCTAAATTTACAGTTGATAAATGAAAAAGTAATTTTTCCGTTTTGAAATTGAATACCATTAAAATCGGATTTCCTAATTACAATTTTAGTGTTAATAGGGTAGTTATTATTTTCAATAATTGAATATGGTGTCAAGTATATTGTATTCATTTATTTCTTCATTGTCGTTTTGTCGTAGGTCGTCCGCTACACTTACAGCTAACAAAACAAGTTGTGTTATTTCTATTTTATTTATAGTATGAATTTAGTATTTTTTTATTGTCTTAAAAGTCATGGTATTAAAAATATAATTTAATAAACGGTGGAGTCTCGGAGCTATCTAATGGCCTACAATGGCTCTACAATTACCTTCGTCTGAGAAGCCAATGGTTAATCATATTTTTTAATAAATTATAGACTACTGGAAAAAAGCATGACCTTTAATTTTACTAAAGCGGTCCCTCGATGTTGATTTTATATAAATAAAAAATGCTTTTTCTGTTTTATGACCAGAGATAGACATAATATCTATGGGTTGCATTCCTCCGTTGAAAGCATTGGTGCAAAAGCTTCTTCTAGCTGTATGGCTTGCAACTCTTTGGTACTTTGGCATGCTAGTCAAAGAAGTTTCTCCCCCTTCTATAATTTTCATTTTAACGGCTTCGTTAAGTCCTGCTGCTTTGCAAACTTTTTTGATATATAGATTGATCCTGGAATCGGAAACTTTAGGGGGGAAATTATTATCGTATTTATCAAGAATCTTCTGAAGATCCCTTTTAATCGGAATTTCAATTCTTTTTTCAGTCTTTTTAGTCTCAATTGCAAT
It contains:
- a CDS encoding tyrosine-type recombinase/integrase; protein product: MEFKEGDITMTAIAIETKKTEKRIEIPIKRDLQKILDKYDNNFPPKVSDSRINLYIKKVCKAAGLNEAVKMKIIEGGETSLTSMPKYQRVASHTARRSFCTNAFNGGMQPIDIMSISGHKTEKAFFIYIKSTSRDRFSKIKGHAFFQ
- a CDS encoding IS630 family transposase, with the protein product MEKIDLRSVSDQERGIIRRDAVKMIKRGDKKKDIALFYGVHVNTVRDWWKLYNKEGHKSLSYQKRGVKSEDRKLLNKDQEAAIQKMIIDVMPDQLKLDYALWTTRAVRDLIAREFSITIGRRAVGNYLNAWGFTPQKPKKRAYEQCSKKVQKWLDEEYPAIKEKAKQEKATIHWGDETGVKNNNHHGRSYAPKGKTPVKKHMSKRFSINMISTVTNQGLIQFMIYKENMNSDVFIQFLEQLIKSQETKVFLILDNLRVHHSKVVKKWAEENGETIELFYLPSYSPERNPDEYLNCDLKYGLSDKPAPKTQEKMKENLENHMKMLQNDSERVAKYFKHESIKYAA